TGGCGGCGCGGGTCTGTTCGGCTTCCTCGAAGGCCTCGATGCGGCGCGCGGTGGCGAGCGGCGACTTCGTGAAGCGGGCCAGCATGTTGTAGAACACCGGCACGATGAACAGGGTCAGCAGGGTCGTGAAGATGGCCCCGAAGAAGATCACCACCCCGATGGTCTTGCGGCTCTCGCCGCCCGCCCCGCCCCAGACGATCAGCGGCACGGCCCCGGCTGCTGCCGAGATCGAGGTCATGATGATGGGCCGCAGGCGCAGCGAGGCGCTCTCGATCACCGCCTCGCGGATCGACAGGCCGTCGTCCCGCAGCTGATTGGCGAACTCGACGATCAGGATGCCGTTCTTGGCGGCGATGCCCACGAGAATTATCAGCCCGATCTGACTGTAGGTGTTGATGGTGGAGCCCGCGACGAGCAGGCCGAACAGACCCCCCAGCACGGCGACCGGCACGGTCAGCATGATGACCGCCGGGTGGATCCAGCTCTCGAACTGAGCGGCCAGGACCAGGAAGACCAACAGCAGAGCCATGCCGAAGGCCAGGCCCACGGCGCCGCCCGCCTCAAGATAATCCCGCGCCGTACCGCCCCACTTCACCGTGGTGCCGGGGTGCTTGGCGACCTCGGCCTGGAGGAACGTCACGGCCTCGCCCACCGTGTAGCCGGGGTTGAGCTGGACGCTCAGCGTGATGGCGCGCAGCCGGTCGACCCGCGCGCGGTCGGGGGTGTCGCCGCGCACATGGGTGCTGACCACAGAGGACAGCGGAACCGTCGCCCCCGAGCCGGTGCGCACATAGAGGTTGGCCAGGTCGTTCTCGTTCTGGCGGTTGGCGCGGTCGGTCTGCAGGATGACGTCGTATTCCTGGCCGTCGCGGATGTAGGTCGTAACCTTACGCGAGCCGAACATGGTCTCCAGGGCCCGGCCTACCGACTTGGCCGAGACGCCGAGGGTGGCGGCCTTGTCGCGGTCGAGGTCCACCAGCAGGCGCGGCGAGGTCGGCTCGTAATCGAGGCGCGGGCGGGCCATCCCGGGATTGGCCTGGACGGCGGTCATCAGCGGCCGGATCAGACGCTCGATCTCAGGATACTCGTTGCCCACGACGATCAGGTCGACGTTACCACCGCCGCCGCCGGGGCCACCGCCGCCGCGCTGCAGGCTCGGGCGGACCGAGGCGATGGCGCGGATGGCGGTGATCTTGGAGAAGTCCTTGTTGAGCTGGGCCGCCAGCTCCTGGGAGCTTATCTTGTGCGCGGCGTCGTCCGGCAGGGCGGCGTTGGCGTTGCCGGTGTTGAACTGGTTCTGGCCGAAGCGCGGGACACCCAGGGTGTAACGAGTGATCGTGCCATCCTTCAGCAGGCCCTGGAGGCGGGCCTCCACCTGCTTGGCGGCCGGCAGGGTATAGTCGTAGCCGGCGCCCTCCGGCCCCTGGATGTTGATGTCCACCCGCCCCCGATCCTCGTTGGGCACCAGCTCGCGCGGCAGGACGGTGAAGAGGGCGAAGGCCAGGCCGGCCAGCACCACCACCAGGCTGACCGCGGCCACGGAGGCGGCGCGGCGGCCCAGCAGGGCGTCGAGGGAGGCGTGGTAGGAGTTGCGCAGCCGGTTCATGCCGGCGTCCACGCGCCGGGCGATGAAGCCCTCGCCATGGGCCGGACGCAGCAGCTTGGACGCCAGCATCGGCGACAGGCTGAGCGCCAGCAGGGCCGAGAAGGCCACCGCCGCGGTGATGGCCACGGCCAGCTCCACGAACAGCTTGCCGATATAGCCCGGCAGGAACATCAGCGGCGCGAACACCGAGATCAGCACGATGGTGGTGGCCACCACGGCGAAGAACACCTGGCGCGCGCCGCGCTGGGCGGCGACCACGGGGGGCTCGCCCTCGTCCACCCGGCGCTGGATGTTCTCCACCACCACGATGGCGTCATCCACCACCAGACCGATCGCCAACACCAGGGCCAGCAGGGTCAGAAGGTTGATGGAGAAGCCTAGCGGGGCGAGGACGATGAAGGTCGACAGGATACAGATCGGCGCCACCACCGAGGGGATGATCGCCGCCCGCCAGGTGCCGAGGAAGACGAAGTTCACCAGGGCCACCAGCCCCAGCGAGATCAGCATGGTGATCCAGACCTCCTGGATCGCGTGCTTGGTGAAGACCGTGAAGTCGACCGCGATCTCCAGCTTGGTGCCCTTGGGCAGGGACTTGTTGATCTCCGGCAGCTGATCGCTGATGCCCTTGGAGATCTCCAGGTCGTTGGCCTGGGACTGACGGGTGATGGCGATGCCGACCATGTCGCGGCCGTTGGACCGGAAGGTGCGGCGGCGCTCGTCGGGCCCCTCCTCCACCCGGGCGATGTCGCCCAGGCGGGTGACATAGGCGTTCTCGCCCTGGTCGGTGGCGCCGACCGCGCCGTCGGCGCCGGCGGTGGAGCCGAGCGCGCCAGCCGATCCGGCGACGCTGGTGGCGGCCGCGGCGGCGCGGGTCCCCGAGGTGACCGGCAGCTCCTTGAACTGCTGCGGCGTGGAATAGCCGCGGGCGACCCGGATGGTGAAGTCCTTGGCGGGCGCCTCCAGGGCGCCGGCCGGAAGCTCCAGGTTCTGGGCGTTCAGCGCGGCCTCGACGTCGTCGACGGTGATGCCGCGCGAGGCCATGGCCTGCGGATCGAGCCAGATACGCATCGAATAGAGCTGACTGCCGCCCAGATTCACCTGGGCTACGCCCGGGATCGTGGAGATCCGCTCCACCAGGTAGCGGTTGGCGTAGTCGGAGAGCTGCAGCCGGTTCAGGCTCGTCGACGAGAAGGCCAGGAACATGATCGGCGAGCCGTCGGCGTTCGCCTTGGCGATCTGCGGCGGATCGGCCTGGTCGGGCAGCTGTGAGGTCACCCGGCTGACGGCGTCACGCACGTCATTGGCCGCGGTGTCGAGGTCGCGGTCGAGGGAGAAGGACACGTTGATCCGCGAGGAGCCGTCCCGCGACGAGGAGTTCACCCGGTCAATGCCCTGGATGCCCGCCACCTGGCGCTCGATCACCTCGGTGATCCGCTCCTCGACCACTTCAGCCGAGGCGCCGCGATAGGTGGTGGAGACCGAGACCACCGGCGGATCGACGCTGGGAAGCTCGCGAACCGACAGCGAGGTGAAGCAGGCCAGGCCCACCACGCACAGAATGATCGCCGCCACCGCAGCGAGCACCGGGCGGCGGACGGAAATGTCGGAGAGCATCATGCCGCGGGACGGCGGGCGGCTCCGCCCGCTCCCTGGGGCTTGCCGCCCGGACCGCGCGCGCCCAACGGCTTCACGGGCTGGTTTGGCTGGAT
The sequence above is drawn from the Phenylobacterium glaciei genome and encodes:
- a CDS encoding efflux RND transporter permease subunit; translated protein: MLSDISVRRPVLAAVAAIILCVVGLACFTSLSVRELPSVDPPVVSVSTTYRGASAEVVEERITEVIERQVAGIQGIDRVNSSSRDGSSRINVSFSLDRDLDTAANDVRDAVSRVTSQLPDQADPPQIAKANADGSPIMFLAFSSTSLNRLQLSDYANRYLVERISTIPGVAQVNLGGSQLYSMRIWLDPQAMASRGITVDDVEAALNAQNLELPAGALEAPAKDFTIRVARGYSTPQQFKELPVTSGTRAAAAATSVAGSAGALGSTAGADGAVGATDQGENAYVTRLGDIARVEEGPDERRRTFRSNGRDMVGIAITRQSQANDLEISKGISDQLPEINKSLPKGTKLEIAVDFTVFTKHAIQEVWITMLISLGLVALVNFVFLGTWRAAIIPSVVAPICILSTFIVLAPLGFSINLLTLLALVLAIGLVVDDAIVVVENIQRRVDEGEPPVVAAQRGARQVFFAVVATTIVLISVFAPLMFLPGYIGKLFVELAVAITAAVAFSALLALSLSPMLASKLLRPAHGEGFIARRVDAGMNRLRNSYHASLDALLGRRAASVAAVSLVVVLAGLAFALFTVLPRELVPNEDRGRVDINIQGPEGAGYDYTLPAAKQVEARLQGLLKDGTITRYTLGVPRFGQNQFNTGNANAALPDDAAHKISSQELAAQLNKDFSKITAIRAIASVRPSLQRGGGGPGGGGGNVDLIVVGNEYPEIERLIRPLMTAVQANPGMARPRLDYEPTSPRLLVDLDRDKAATLGVSAKSVGRALETMFGSRKVTTYIRDGQEYDVILQTDRANRQNENDLANLYVRTGSGATVPLSSVVSTHVRGDTPDRARVDRLRAITLSVQLNPGYTVGEAVTFLQAEVAKHPGTTVKWGGTARDYLEAGGAVGLAFGMALLLVFLVLAAQFESWIHPAVIMLTVPVAVLGGLFGLLVAGSTINTYSQIGLIILVGIAAKNGILIVEFANQLRDDGLSIREAVIESASLRLRPIIMTSISAAAGAVPLIVWGGAGGESRKTIGVVIFFGAIFTTLLTLFIVPVFYNMLARFTKSPLATARRIEAFEEAEQTRAANAAE